A single region of the Triticum dicoccoides isolate Atlit2015 ecotype Zavitan chromosome 2B, WEW_v2.0, whole genome shotgun sequence genome encodes:
- the LOC119365484 gene encoding thylakoid lumenal 29 kDa protein, chloroplastic-like, translating to MAGATFLSAPTLLGPRGLPSVSPPARRHAHIQVCCQAKAGGSEACEEALRLRRRDLIGGCFGATVGLEIAEASTRSTGVAAAADLIERRQRSEFQSSIKSTLTAAIEAKPELVPSLLTLALNDAITYDKATKTGGPNGSIRLSAEISRPENSGLSAALDLLVEAKKEIDSYSKGGPLSFADLIQIAASQALKKTFLDAAIAKTGGNQEKGRTLYSAYGSSGQWGFFDKIFGREDAQEPDPEGRVPQWGSASVQEMKDKFIAVGLGPRQVAVMSAFFGPDQAATEEKLIADPDCRPWVEKYQRSRETVSRTDYEVDLITAVTKLSYLGQKINYEAYTYPKQKINLGKLKL from the exons ATGGCGGGCGCGACCTTCCTCTCGGCTCCTACGCTGCTCGGCCCCCGCGGCCTCCCTTCCGTCTCGCCGCCGGCGCGCAGACACGCACAC ATTCAGGTGTGCTGCCAGGCCAAAGCCGGTGGCTCCGAGGCTTGCGAAGAGGCTCTGCGGCTCCGCAGAAGGGATCTGATCGGCGGCTGCTTCGGCGCCACCGTTGGCTTG GAAATCGCCGAGGCCTCAACGAGGTCCACAGGAGTGGCTGCTGCGGCTGATCTGATCGAACGCCGGCAGCGCTCTGAGTTCCAAT CAAGCATCAAAAGCACCCTCACGGCAGCCATAGAG GCAAAGCCAGAGCTCGTCCCATCTCTGCTCACCTTGGCACTGAATGATGCTATCACATATGACAAG GCAACAAAGACAGGAGGGCCAAATGGATCCATCAGGCTAAG tgcagaaataagcagacctgaAAACAGTGGGCTTTCTGCTGCCTTGGATCTGCTAGTTGAAGCAAAGAAAGAGATAGATTCATATTCCAAGGGAGGTCCCCTTTCATTTGCAGATTTGATCCAAATAGCAG CATCACAGGCACTTAAGAAAACATTTCTTGATGCGGCCATTGCCAAGACCGGTGGGAACCAAGAGAAGGGAAGAACCCTATACTCAGCATACGGTTCAAGTGGGCAG TGGGGTTTCTTCGACAAAATATTTGGGCGAGAGGACGCGCAAGAGCCTGATCCAGAGGGTAGGGTGCCTCAGTGGGGTAGCGCTTCTGTGCAGGAAATGAAGGACAAGTTCATCGCCGTCGGTCTCGGTCCTCGTCAG GTTGCTGTGATGTCGGCCTTCTTCGGACCCGACCAAGCTGCCACGGAGGAGAAACTGATCGCTGATCCAGACTGCCGGCCATGGGTTGAGAAGTACCAGCGCAGTCGTGAGACAGTCTCCCGTACTGACTACGAG GTAGACCTGATAACCGCGGTCACCAAGCTGAGCTACCTGGGCCAGAAGATAAACTACGAGGCCTACACATACCCCAAGCAAAAGATTAACTTGGGTAAACTGAAGCTGTGA